In Bacteroidia bacterium, one DNA window encodes the following:
- a CDS encoding pyruvate carboxylase (biotin-containing enzyme that catalyzes a two step carboxylation of pyruvate to oxaloacetate) produces the protein ANGVGYSSYPNNLVERFVEESWENGIDIFRIFDSLNWIKGIAPCIEFVRNKTGGIAEGALCYTGDILDKSRTKYSLEYYLQLAKDIENAGAHILAIKDMAGLLKPYAATILVEALKDTVKIPIHLHTHDTSSLQPATYLKAIEAGVDVVDVALGGLSGLTSQPNFNSMVEMMRFHERENPIDIHSLNQFSNYFEVVREHYYPFESGLKASTAEVFQHEIPGGQYTNLRPQAEALGLGDKFELIKSTFKEVNELFGDIVKVTPSSKVVGDMAQYLVSNNYTVQDVLERGDTISFPESVVSFFKGEIGQPVGGFPKELQKIILKDKEPLTVHPNEVIPPIDLDSDFEEFKLKFDSGLEFTDYLSYKMFPKVFEEYYRFKKEFGDVSIIPTKCFFYGLNNRQETSIEIKQGMSILLRYMSVSEPDEHGMRNVYYRLNGQTRSVEILDRSLKVTKHENAKADKNNPEHVGAPLQGLLSKIFVKRGQSVQKNEPLFVIEAMKMETTITAPTYVTIKDLHLPEGSLVNADDLIMSVI, from the coding sequence GCCAATGGAGTAGGATATTCCTCCTATCCGAATAACCTGGTTGAGCGATTTGTAGAAGAGAGTTGGGAAAATGGAATCGATATTTTTAGGATTTTTGATTCGCTTAATTGGATAAAGGGAATTGCACCTTGTATCGAATTTGTTAGAAATAAAACCGGAGGAATTGCCGAAGGCGCACTTTGTTATACCGGTGATATTTTGGATAAGAGTCGAACCAAGTATAGCTTGGAGTACTACCTTCAATTGGCCAAGGATATTGAAAATGCCGGAGCACATATTTTGGCTATTAAGGATATGGCCGGTTTGCTTAAACCTTATGCTGCAACTATATTAGTTGAAGCATTAAAGGATACAGTTAAAATTCCTATTCATCTTCATACACACGACACCTCCAGCTTGCAACCCGCCACCTATCTCAAGGCAATTGAGGCCGGTGTTGATGTAGTAGATGTGGCCCTTGGAGGACTTTCCGGATTAACCTCTCAGCCCAATTTTAATTCCATGGTGGAAATGATGCGTTTCCATGAACGAGAAAATCCAATCGATATTCATTCGCTCAACCAATTCTCGAATTACTTCGAGGTGGTTCGTGAACATTATTACCCTTTTGAAAGTGGCTTAAAAGCAAGTACTGCTGAGGTGTTTCAACATGAAATACCGGGTGGGCAGTATACCAACTTACGCCCACAGGCAGAAGCTTTGGGATTGGGTGATAAGTTTGAATTAATTAAATCTACCTTCAAGGAGGTGAATGAATTGTTTGGAGACATTGTAAAAGTAACTCCCAGTTCCAAAGTAGTTGGAGATATGGCACAATACCTTGTTTCAAATAATTATACCGTCCAGGATGTTTTAGAACGAGGCGATACCATTTCCTTCCCCGAAAGTGTTGTTTCGTTTTTTAAAGGAGAAATTGGCCAACCTGTTGGAGGATTTCCTAAGGAGTTGCAAAAAATTATTCTCAAAGACAAGGAGCCGTTAACTGTTCATCCGAATGAAGTTATACCACCCATTGATTTGGATAGCGATTTTGAGGAGTTTAAACTAAAATTTGATTCTGGACTTGAGTTTACCGATTACCTGTCCTATAAAATGTTCCCAAAAGTTTTTGAGGAATATTATCGATTTAAAAAGGAATTTGGAGACGTAAGCATTATACCGACGAAATGTTTCTTTTATGGTTTGAATAACCGACAGGAAACCAGCATTGAAATTAAGCAGGGAATGAGTATTTTGCTTCGGTACATGAGTGTTAGCGAGCCGGATGAACATGGAATGCGAAACGTTTATTACAGGCTAAATGGACAAACCAGAAGTGTTGAAATTTTGGATCGAAGTTTAAAGGTTACCAAGCACGAAAATGCCAAGGCCGATAAGAATAATCCCGAACATGTCGGGGCTCCATTGCAAGGATTGCTGAGTAAAATTTTTGTAAAGCGTGGTCAAAGTGTTCAAAAAAACGAGCCTTTGTTTGTCATAGAGGCCATGAAAATGGAAACTACCATTACCGCTCCAACTTATGTTACCATCAAGGATTTGCATCTTCCTGAAGGTAGCCTGGTGAATGCCGATGATTTAATAATGAGTGTTATTTAG
- a CDS encoding ABC transporter ATP-binding protein/permease, with product MKSFLSILFLAKKYLRYALLNLVFNFFSILFSLFSLGMVIPFLGLLFNTQKPVLVRPDFKLNAEGIEQWFSYFISGFIADENGMVSEDGRAKGLMVIVCMIVGIFFLKNLTRYLAMYFIAPLRNGIIHDLRERIFKKILALPISYYSDERKGDIMARISGDVQEVEWAILNSLEVVFREPFSILVFLTSLLILSPQLTLFALILLPISGLIIGQIGKSLRKNSVDLQNSTGEMMALTEETLGGIQIIKAFFAGELFLGKFKKLNFSLRKLSNRIIRKRDLASPLSEFLGAVVLAALIWFGGKMVLDTMAGKISPGLSAASFIAYIAIFSQIITPAKAFSSSIYYIQKGIASAERINMVLNAKETIQDAPDALTLDHFEKEIAFQNVRFSYSNSEVLKGISFTIKKGEVVALVGPSGAGKSSITNLLCRFYDVDSGSITMDGIEISSIQQSSLRQLIALVPQHSILFNDSIRNNIALGNPEASEKAVEDAAKVANAFEFIDQFPDKFNTGIGDNGNKLSGGQRQRVCIARAVLNNPPILVMDEATSALDTESERLVQEALGTMLTGRTALIIAHRLSTVQHATKILVLNEGQIVEEGNHLELMEANGLYRKMIEMQGL from the coding sequence TTGAAATCATTTTTAAGCATTTTATTCCTAGCGAAGAAATACCTTCGTTATGCTTTGCTAAACTTGGTTTTCAATTTCTTTTCTATCCTGTTTAGTCTTTTTTCGCTTGGGATGGTCATTCCCTTTCTAGGTTTACTTTTTAACACCCAAAAGCCTGTTCTGGTTAGGCCTGATTTCAAACTAAATGCAGAAGGAATTGAACAATGGTTTTCCTATTTTATTAGTGGTTTTATTGCTGATGAAAACGGCATGGTTTCAGAGGATGGCAGAGCCAAAGGATTAATGGTCATTGTGTGCATGATTGTTGGCATTTTCTTCCTGAAGAACCTAACCAGATACTTGGCCATGTACTTTATTGCTCCTCTTCGAAATGGTATTATTCATGATTTAAGAGAACGTATTTTTAAGAAAATTCTGGCATTACCGATTTCATATTATAGCGATGAACGAAAAGGAGATATCATGGCCAGAATTAGCGGAGATGTGCAGGAAGTTGAATGGGCCATCCTAAATTCACTGGAAGTAGTTTTCAGAGAGCCTTTCTCCATCCTGGTTTTCTTAACAAGCCTATTAATTCTTAGCCCCCAATTAACCCTTTTCGCTTTAATTCTTTTGCCAATTTCGGGATTAATAATTGGTCAAATTGGTAAAAGCCTGAGGAAAAACTCAGTCGATCTTCAAAACTCAACAGGAGAAATGATGGCTTTAACCGAAGAAACCTTGGGTGGAATCCAAATAATCAAAGCTTTCTTTGCCGGCGAACTCTTTTTAGGAAAATTCAAAAAACTAAACTTTTCACTTCGTAAACTAAGCAACCGAATCATAAGAAAACGTGATTTAGCCTCTCCACTTAGTGAATTTTTGGGAGCTGTTGTCTTAGCCGCACTTATTTGGTTTGGTGGTAAAATGGTACTGGACACCATGGCAGGGAAAATTAGTCCCGGTCTTTCTGCGGCTTCCTTTATTGCTTACATAGCCATCTTTTCTCAGATAATTACTCCGGCAAAGGCTTTTTCCTCATCCATTTACTACATTCAGAAAGGAATTGCATCTGCCGAGCGAATTAACATGGTATTAAATGCCAAAGAAACCATACAAGATGCTCCCGATGCTCTTACCCTGGATCATTTTGAAAAAGAAATTGCCTTCCAAAATGTACGTTTTTCCTACTCCAATTCGGAGGTTCTTAAAGGAATTTCATTTACAATAAAAAAAGGGGAAGTTGTTGCTTTGGTCGGTCCTTCCGGAGCCGGAAAATCCAGCATTACCAATCTCCTATGCCGATTTTATGATGTAGATTCAGGTTCTATTACAATGGATGGTATCGAAATTTCTTCCATCCAACAATCCAGTTTAAGGCAATTAATAGCCTTGGTTCCTCAACATAGTATTCTATTCAACGATTCTATTCGTAACAACATTGCTCTCGGAAACCCGGAAGCCAGTGAAAAGGCAGTTGAAGATGCCGCCAAAGTTGCCAATGCGTTCGAATTTATAGATCAATTTCCCGACAAGTTCAATACAGGAATTGGTGATAATGGAAATAAATTATCCGGAGGACAACGGCAACGGGTTTGTATTGCCAGAGCTGTATTGAATAATCCTCCCATTTTAGTTATGGATGAAGCTACCTCAGCTTTAGACACCGAAAGTGAAAGATTGGTACAAGAGGCTCTTGGAACCATGCTGACCGGTAGAACTGCCTTAATTATTGCTCATCGACTTTCTACAGTGCAACATGCCACTAAAATTTTGGTTTTGAATGAAGGTCAAATAGTTGAAGAAGGTAATCACCTGGAATTGATGGAAGCCAACGGCTTATACCGTAAGATGATTGAAATGCAAGGTTTATAG
- a CDS encoding glycosyltransferase family 39 protein has protein sequence MQLASYKWHLVWLIVLLVYGLGLFTPLLEVDEAEYACISREMLQTHHFTIIQKHGLDYLDKPPLLFWLSALSFYLFGLSEFAFKLPSVLLTFLSFYAVFRIGRFLFNYETGKIAALLYASSLAVFLMNQDVRTDAILCSGICLAVWQILEFHQSGSWLNLLGSTLGISIAMLAKGPIGLMIPAIVLSTQCLATRSFGKLISLKLIAGLALLSLALLPMCIGLYQQYGIHGLQFYFWEQSFGRITGQNQWKNDTDPFFFFHTFLWAFLPNSILFLSFLFSQFKNRFRSLQSSIIPIGAGFIIPLVVLSFSHYKLPHYINVILPFSSLLTAHYLQKTLILPRLLIPFQFILLLAILVLTLFINLYLFPVYQPEFRILPAIFLLLITIPFFRYSTPIESIVLPTGLIISISIGLLHLNFFPAISEYDGGKQMGLALKNYPYPVFTRNVTYYNAEFYSNKNILSLKTNELLLHKGRFKVLVNDSSLAQLIKYGSKPIQIQKFSHFSTSLLNWKFLNPSTRQEVLENRYLIEIQH, from the coding sequence ATGCAGCTTGCTTCCTATAAATGGCACTTGGTTTGGCTGATAGTACTCCTAGTCTATGGCCTAGGCTTGTTTACGCCCCTGCTTGAGGTAGATGAAGCTGAATACGCTTGCATTAGCCGAGAAATGCTCCAAACCCACCATTTTACCATCATCCAAAAACATGGATTAGATTATTTGGATAAACCTCCCCTTCTATTCTGGCTTTCGGCTCTATCTTTCTACCTCTTCGGTCTATCCGAATTCGCATTCAAATTACCATCTGTACTCCTGACATTCCTAAGCTTTTATGCAGTTTTTCGTATTGGAAGGTTTCTATTTAATTACGAAACCGGTAAAATTGCTGCCCTCCTTTACGCCTCCTCCCTCGCAGTTTTCCTGATGAATCAGGATGTAAGAACAGATGCCATTCTTTGCAGCGGAATTTGCTTGGCTGTTTGGCAAATCCTCGAATTTCACCAATCGGGTTCCTGGCTTAACCTTCTAGGTTCAACTCTTGGTATTTCCATTGCTATGTTAGCAAAAGGTCCCATCGGATTAATGATTCCGGCAATCGTACTTTCCACTCAATGCCTTGCTACCCGTTCCTTTGGAAAACTTATTTCCCTTAAACTTATAGCAGGTTTGGCTCTCCTTTCCTTGGCCTTGCTTCCTATGTGTATCGGACTCTACCAACAATATGGAATCCATGGGTTGCAGTTCTACTTTTGGGAACAAAGCTTTGGTAGAATTACCGGACAAAATCAATGGAAAAACGACACAGATCCATTTTTCTTTTTTCATACCTTCCTGTGGGCATTTTTGCCAAATTCCATCCTTTTTCTTTCCTTCCTGTTTTCCCAATTCAAAAACCGCTTTAGATCACTCCAATCCAGCATAATTCCCATTGGTGCCGGTTTCATAATTCCTCTTGTAGTGCTATCCTTTTCTCATTACAAATTACCTCATTACATCAATGTTATTTTACCTTTTTCCTCTTTACTTACAGCCCACTATCTTCAAAAAACCCTTATCTTACCACGTCTGCTAATTCCTTTTCAATTCATACTACTATTGGCAATTCTTGTATTAACCCTCTTCATAAACCTTTATCTTTTTCCTGTTTACCAACCTGAATTCCGAATTCTACCGGCTATATTCCTGCTTTTGATCACAATTCCTTTCTTTCGTTATTCTACACCAATCGAATCCATTGTCCTTCCAACCGGTTTGATAATATCCATATCTATCGGACTCCTTCACCTGAATTTCTTTCCTGCTATTTCTGAATATGATGGGGGAAAACAAATGGGTTTGGCCCTAAAAAATTACCCCTACCCGGTATTTACTCGAAATGTAACATACTACAACGCCGAATTTTATTCCAATAAAAATATCCTTTCTTTAAAAACAAATGAACTTTTATTGCATAAAGGACGTTTCAAAGTATTGGTCAACGATTCAAGTTTGGCTCAGTTAATAAAGTATGGTAGTAAACCGATTCAAATTCAAAAATTTTCTCACTTTTCCACTTCCTTATTAAACTGGAAATTCCTAAACCCTTCCACCCGGCAAGAAGTTTTGGAAAATCGATATTTGATTGAAATTCAACATTAA
- a CDS encoding TIGR00730 family Rossman fold protein has translation MTNEDEKIIKAFENKDWTEIKTNDSWQIFKVMAEFVEGFEKLAKIGPCVSIFGSARTKPSSPHYALAEEIAYKITQQGYGVITGGGPGIMEAANKGAKRGGGKSVGLNIELPFEQFANPYIDHDKMLMFDYFFVRKVMFIKYAQGFIVLPGGFGTLDELFEAITLIQTGKIARFPIVLVGHAYWDGLWKWVKQQMLIEHSYISDKDLDLIQVVDTPDEAVEHIVKFYNKYGLKPNF, from the coding sequence ATGACAAACGAGGACGAAAAAATCATTAAAGCTTTTGAAAATAAAGACTGGACAGAAATAAAAACCAACGATTCTTGGCAGATATTTAAGGTGATGGCCGAATTCGTTGAAGGCTTTGAAAAACTAGCAAAAATTGGACCTTGTGTAAGTATTTTCGGAAGCGCCCGAACTAAACCCAGTTCGCCTCACTATGCCTTAGCCGAAGAAATTGCCTATAAAATTACCCAACAAGGATACGGAGTAATCACTGGCGGAGGCCCAGGAATCATGGAAGCTGCCAATAAAGGTGCCAAACGTGGTGGTGGAAAATCGGTTGGACTAAACATTGAATTACCTTTCGAACAATTCGCCAATCCCTATATTGACCATGATAAAATGCTGATGTTCGACTATTTCTTTGTGCGCAAGGTAATGTTTATTAAATATGCCCAAGGTTTTATCGTTTTGCCGGGCGGTTTCGGAACTTTGGATGAACTTTTTGAAGCCATAACTCTTATTCAAACCGGAAAAATTGCCCGTTTCCCCATCGTTTTGGTCGGCCATGCCTATTGGGATGGTCTTTGGAAATGGGTAAAACAGCAAATGTTAATCGAACATAGTTACATCTCCGATAAGGATTTGGACCTTATCCAAGTGGTGGATACTCCCGATGAAGCAGTTGAACATATTGTGAAATTCTACAATAAATACGGCCTAAAACCCAATTTTTAA
- a CDS encoding OmpA family protein, translating to MKKISLLFILVSVLGIPFAKAQQDFIVNSLSIIPQSNYNNPGMFKPMGGYVGLPVMSSVYANFNNSGFKYKDLFLKPGGAYGDSLLLNLDVPIKNMGKHDRINLNLAIDLFNLGFKIKRNYFMLSVREVVNARFSYSQNFFKFLYKGNGAFLGQTADLSDLAVNLSHYREYGLGYSREVNDKLSLGIRLKYLYGMENIYTAKNNSSLYTDANSFDITAQSDVLVHTSGLTKFDTITNDIPEYLFGRDNFGWGIDLGGEYKINEKFSVSASVLDIGRLYWRDAVNKSYSVNRASFQFQGMDLAYYVNHDKDLLQVLGDSLKDVFEVKESQQNYSSPLNTRFYVNGNYLPFKNTTVGVSFLGEVGKNYFNPNASLSISQRLGNLFHVSANWSYMNRSASNVGFGFAFQVIGIQLYAAADNVLAAIWPQSAKNIHAHVGLNVLIDYRKDRKTKSKDAAEEPKKGKKSKDKDADGIEDKEDKCPDVPGYLKFNGCPDKDQDGVQDSEDQCPDSAGVIENKGCPWPDSDKDGLIDREDSCVNDAGPLENKGCPWPDTDKDGVDDNTDQCKDIPGPAANNGCPYGDSDKDGINDDKDKCPYTPGPIDNGGCPFGDKDGDGTKDNLDNCPDNPGPMANSGCPYGDEDGDGVKDDVDQCPKTPGVPENQGCPKIEEKNQAILDLAFKNLEFKSGTAIISTESFFSLYKLADLMKKEEKYKLLISGHTDNVGNDATNMELSRKRAEAVKTFLIGQGVQADRLKAEWFGKTKPIADNATPEGRDRNRRVEMKVVFE from the coding sequence ATGAAAAAAATTAGTTTACTATTCATCCTTGTTTCAGTTTTAGGAATTCCATTCGCTAAGGCTCAGCAAGATTTTATTGTCAATTCTTTATCCATTATTCCTCAAAGCAATTACAATAATCCTGGTATGTTCAAACCAATGGGTGGTTATGTTGGTTTGCCCGTTATGTCGTCGGTTTATGCCAATTTTAATAACAGTGGTTTTAAGTACAAGGATTTGTTTTTAAAACCAGGTGGTGCATACGGTGATTCCTTGTTACTCAATTTGGATGTACCCATTAAAAACATGGGAAAGCATGATCGAATCAACCTGAATTTGGCCATCGACCTATTTAACCTGGGTTTTAAAATTAAGAGGAATTATTTTATGCTAAGCGTTCGTGAAGTGGTAAATGCCAGGTTTAGTTATTCCCAGAATTTTTTCAAGTTTCTTTATAAAGGAAATGGGGCTTTTCTTGGTCAAACTGCTGATTTGTCTGATTTAGCTGTCAATCTTTCTCATTACAGAGAATATGGATTAGGATATTCCCGCGAGGTGAACGATAAACTTAGCCTGGGTATACGTTTGAAATACCTGTATGGTATGGAGAATATTTATACCGCAAAAAACAATTCATCTCTTTACACTGATGCGAACTCTTTCGATATTACTGCTCAATCTGATGTGTTAGTGCATACCAGCGGATTAACTAAATTTGATACCATCACGAATGATATACCGGAGTATTTGTTCGGAAGGGATAATTTTGGTTGGGGAATTGATTTGGGCGGCGAATACAAAATTAATGAGAAGTTTAGCGTTTCGGCAAGTGTGTTAGATATTGGTCGACTCTACTGGAGAGATGCCGTGAATAAAAGTTATTCTGTTAATAGGGCGAGCTTTCAGTTTCAAGGGATGGATTTGGCCTATTATGTTAATCATGATAAGGATCTTCTCCAAGTATTAGGAGATTCCTTAAAAGATGTTTTTGAAGTAAAGGAGTCACAGCAGAACTACTCAAGCCCACTGAATACTCGCTTTTATGTGAATGGAAACTATTTGCCTTTTAAAAATACTACTGTCGGAGTTTCTTTTTTGGGCGAAGTGGGAAAGAACTACTTCAATCCTAACGCTTCTTTATCCATTTCTCAGCGTCTGGGCAATTTGTTTCATGTTTCTGCTAACTGGAGTTATATGAATCGTAGTGCTTCCAATGTTGGATTTGGTTTCGCTTTTCAGGTTATAGGTATTCAGTTATATGCTGCTGCTGATAATGTTTTGGCAGCTATTTGGCCTCAATCTGCAAAGAATATTCACGCTCATGTTGGTTTGAATGTGCTGATTGATTACCGTAAGGATAGGAAAACGAAATCGAAAGATGCTGCTGAAGAACCTAAAAAGGGAAAAAAATCCAAGGATAAGGATGCCGATGGTATTGAGGATAAAGAAGACAAATGTCCGGATGTGCCAGGATATTTGAAGTTTAATGGTTGTCCTGATAAAGATCAAGATGGAGTTCAAGACAGCGAAGACCAATGTCCAGATTCTGCCGGAGTTATAGAAAATAAAGGTTGCCCATGGCCAGATTCCGATAAAGACGGTTTGATTGATCGTGAAGATTCCTGTGTAAATGATGCCGGACCACTTGAAAATAAAGGTTGTCCTTGGCCTGATACCGACAAAGATGGTGTAGATGACAATACCGATCAATGTAAAGACATTCCGGGTCCTGCGGCTAACAATGGCTGTCCTTATGGCGATTCTGACAAGGATGGAATCAACGATGATAAGGATAAATGTCCTTACACACCCGGACCAATCGATAATGGTGGTTGTCCGTTTGGAGATAAAGATGGTGATGGCACCAAGGATAATTTGGATAATTGTCCTGATAATCCGGGTCCAATGGCTAATTCCGGCTGTCCATACGGTGATGAAGACGGCGATGGTGTTAAAGATGATGTAGATCAATGCCCTAAAACGCCCGGAGTTCCTGAAAACCAAGGTTGCCCAAAAATTGAGGAGAAAAATCAGGCCATTTTGGATTTGGCGTTTAAAAATTTGGAGTTCAAATCAGGAACTGCCATCATTTCAACCGAGTCGTTTTTCTCCCTCTATAAATTGGCCGATTTGATGAAGAAGGAGGAAAAATACAAATTGTTAATTTCCGGTCATACCGACAATGTAGGTAATGATGCAACCAATATGGAATTAAGCAGAAAAAGAGCCGAAGCTGTGAAAACTTTCCTAATTGGGCAGGGGGTTCAAGCCGATCGTTTAAAAGCGGAATGGTTTGGAAAAACTAAGCCAATTGCCGACAATGCTACTCCAGAAGGAAGAGACCGCAACAGAAGGGTAGAAATGAAAGTTGTATTTGAATAG
- a CDS encoding alpha-glucosidase C-terminal domain-containing protein: protein MQQFRLISAILFVLYFLSSCQNGDQFPEKPLLTECAIPVTLGKDSTTLFLSDFIPETKVIDSISVDKLFKKVFNPINGTLQLSYLPDQVPIQSVMTIWTAQGNYDILLRKSHKIPTHISFVHRGSKPKHVQIAGDINSWNPAENSLLFEEGRWFTKLYLNPGRYQYKLVVDGKWMNDPSNKDSASNGIGGYNSVLDVKTSPVAPPQLFTKSSSDKSLKIGFSNNPTKFFVFWQNHLLGKSFVTVSDGELSIKIPGIAKKVQHSYIRVFACNGQSEANDLLIPLQEGKVVQTFQEAGKDRPETQIMYFLLVDRFRNGDKSNDKPVIDKEIDFKSNYQGGDMAGIIEEIKNGYFQDLGFNTIWISPIFQNPETGFVEYPAPHRKFSGYHGYWPISLKKIDHRFGNDSLFRNLIAMAHQQNMRVVMDYVANHVHQEHPINKLHPNWLTPLVLKDGRKNIRIWDEQRLTTWFDTFLPDLDYSNPEVIEAMSDTAMYWVKNFGVDGFRHDATKHIHEEFWRALSQKIKKETNPSGKHLYQVGETFGSRELINNYINSGEMDGQFDFNLYFDARSVFLDEKESFSKLNASLKSSFEYYGYHHLMANITGNHDLARFISYAGKGLSLNEDEKEAGWSRKIEVLDTLGYYKLMQLEAMVFTIPGIPVMYYGDEIGMPGAGDPDNRRFMKFDQLSPFESKVKSTVKTLAHLRQENIELIYGEYQPLQVSDQVLVYLRSYFGKASIVAFNKSNTVQNISFQVPARYNHKFPVVNFKSKTTKIQRVFEVQLKPYSFEIINLE from the coding sequence ATGCAACAGTTTAGATTAATTTCCGCAATACTATTTGTCTTATATTTTCTTTCATCTTGCCAAAATGGCGACCAGTTTCCTGAAAAACCCTTACTCACTGAATGTGCCATTCCGGTAACATTAGGAAAAGACAGTACCACCTTGTTTTTAAGCGATTTTATCCCGGAAACTAAGGTAATAGACAGTATTAGTGTTGACAAACTATTCAAAAAGGTTTTCAATCCAATAAATGGAACACTCCAATTAAGTTACCTTCCTGACCAAGTGCCCATTCAATCAGTTATGACCATTTGGACAGCTCAAGGAAACTACGATATTCTGCTTAGGAAATCACATAAAATCCCTACTCACATTAGTTTTGTACATCGAGGTTCCAAACCCAAACATGTTCAAATTGCCGGGGACATCAACTCTTGGAATCCGGCAGAAAATTCACTTTTGTTTGAAGAAGGACGTTGGTTTACGAAATTATATTTAAATCCCGGACGATACCAATACAAATTGGTGGTGGATGGAAAATGGATGAATGACCCTTCCAATAAAGACTCTGCATCGAATGGAATTGGAGGATATAATTCTGTACTGGATGTAAAAACTTCTCCAGTTGCACCACCCCAGCTTTTTACCAAATCAAGCTCAGACAAATCTCTGAAAATTGGTTTTTCCAACAACCCTACCAAATTTTTTGTGTTTTGGCAAAACCACTTACTTGGTAAATCATTTGTTACTGTTTCGGATGGTGAACTTTCCATTAAAATCCCTGGAATTGCAAAAAAAGTTCAGCATTCCTATATTCGTGTTTTTGCCTGCAATGGCCAATCCGAAGCCAATGACTTATTAATACCGCTTCAGGAAGGTAAGGTAGTCCAAACCTTTCAGGAAGCAGGAAAGGATAGACCTGAAACTCAAATTATGTACTTCCTATTGGTGGATAGGTTTAGAAATGGAGATAAATCCAATGATAAACCGGTGATAGATAAAGAAATTGATTTTAAATCCAATTACCAGGGTGGAGATATGGCCGGTATTATCGAGGAAATTAAAAATGGCTATTTTCAGGACTTAGGATTCAATACCATTTGGATTTCACCCATATTTCAGAATCCGGAAACAGGATTTGTAGAGTATCCTGCACCTCACAGGAAGTTCTCCGGATATCATGGCTACTGGCCAATTAGTTTGAAAAAAATCGATCATCGTTTTGGAAATGACTCCTTGTTCCGAAACCTGATTGCAATGGCCCATCAACAAAACATGAGGGTTGTTATGGACTATGTGGCTAACCATGTTCATCAGGAACATCCTATCAATAAGTTGCATCCGAATTGGCTAACACCCCTAGTACTTAAAGACGGCAGAAAAAATATCCGAATTTGGGATGAACAAAGATTAACTACCTGGTTCGACACTTTTTTACCTGATTTGGACTATTCCAACCCGGAAGTAATTGAGGCAATGAGCGATACGGCTATGTATTGGGTAAAGAATTTTGGGGTAGATGGTTTCAGGCACGATGCCACCAAACATATCCATGAAGAATTTTGGCGCGCTCTATCTCAAAAAATAAAAAAGGAAACTAATCCATCGGGCAAACACCTATACCAGGTTGGAGAAACATTTGGAAGCCGTGAATTAATTAACAACTATATTAATTCCGGAGAAATGGATGGACAATTTGATTTTAACCTGTATTTCGATGCCCGCTCTGTATTTTTGGATGAAAAGGAAAGCTTTTCCAAATTAAATGCTAGTTTAAAATCCTCTTTTGAATATTACGGCTACCATCACCTAATGGCAAATATTACCGGAAACCATGACTTGGCTAGATTCATCAGTTATGCAGGCAAAGGGTTAAGCTTAAATGAAGACGAAAAAGAGGCCGGATGGAGTCGGAAAATTGAAGTGCTGGATACTTTAGGTTATTATAAATTAATGCAATTGGAAGCAATGGTATTTACCATTCCCGGCATTCCGGTAATGTATTACGGTGATGAAATTGGGATGCCGGGTGCAGGAGATCCGGATAACCGCCGATTCATGAAATTTGATCAGCTCTCTCCATTCGAATCCAAAGTAAAATCAACCGTTAAAACCTTAGCCCACTTAAGACAAGAAAACATCGAACTTATTTATGGCGAATATCAACCTTTGCAGGTTAGTGATCAGGTTTTGGTTTATCTACGCAGCTATTTTGGCAAAGCAAGCATTGTTGCTTTTAATAAATCAAACACCGTTCAGAACATTTCGTTCCAGGTGCCCGCAAGGTATAACCATAAATTTCCGGTTGTCAATTTCAAATCTAAAACTACTAAAATTCAAAGAGTTTTTGAAGTTCAATTGAAACCCTATTCCTTTGAAATTATTAACCTGGAATAA